DNA from Asticcacaulis sp. ZE23SCel15:
ATCAGGTCATAGCCGGTGACGCCCGCCTGGGTGGCGTTCAGGAACCAGCTTTCGACATTTTCCGGTTGGGCGATATGCAGCATGATGCGCGGGGTCGTGCCGGTTTTTGCACCGGCATCCCTGACCGCCTTGATGCCCGCCTTAAACAGGCGGGCGTTGCGGTCCCAGTTGATCGGTTTTTTCGCCTGACCTTCTTTCCAGCTCAGGTCGCCCATCATCTCGCCATTGGTTTCATTGCCGACTTGCACCTGATCCGGCATCAGCCCCTGAGCGTGCAGGGTCATCAGGGTGTCGTAGGTAAATCTATACAGCGCCTCAGCCTGCTCGTCCGTGCTCAGCTTTGCCCAGGCCGCGGGCACCAACTGCTTCTCGCCGTCAGCCCAGTCATCGGAATAGTGAAAATCGAGCAGGACCGGCAAACCGGCGGCCTTGGCGCGACGCATGGCTTTGGTGACATCGGCCAGATTGGAATAGGGCGTCCACTTCGGGTCGTTCCATAACCTTAAGCGCACCAGATTGGCGCCGGACGATTTGAAGATGCCGTAAACGTCTTCGGGCATGCCGGTTCGGCTATAGGTCGCGCCGCAGTCTTCCATCTCATTGACGTAAGATAAGTCGCTGCCGAAATAATAATCGCGGGCAAGCGCGCTCTGGCCCGCCAGCAAACTTAAGGACAGGGCGGTGGCGGCAATCGTGTTTAAGCGCATCACAGGAACTCCGAACGGTTTCCTTATATGACGAAGCTGGCTGACTTTTCCGCCAAAGCTTGGTAAAGCGCCCGCATGAATTTGCAAAAGCCCCCGCGACATACCTTTGCCGTTGCCCCGCTCATGGACTGGACGGACCGGCATTGCCGTGCCTTTCACCGCGCCCTGACCAAGGAGGCGCTGCTCTATACCGAGATGGTGACCTCACGCGCGATTATCCACGGTGATCGGGAAAAATTGCTGGGCTATTCGCCGGTCGAGCATCCGGTGGCCTTGCAGATCGGCGGATCTGATCCGGCAGAGCTGGCGGCGTGTGCGAAGATCGCGCAGGACTGGGGCTATGATGAGGTCAATCTCAACTGTGGTTGCCCGTCCGAGCGGGTGCAGTCAGGCTCATTCGGCGCCTGCCTGATGCGCGAACCGCAACTGGTCGCCGACTGTATGCAGGCGATGGCGGAGGCTGTGACCCTGCCCGTGACTGTCAAATGCCGCATCGGCGTCGATGATCAGGACGAGGAAGCCGCCCTGTTTGCACTGGTCGAATCTTGCGCTGCGGCCGGGGTGAATACCTTCATCGTCCATGCGCGCAAAGCGTGGTTAAAAGGTCTGTCGCCCAAGGAAAACCGCGATATTCCGCCGCTCAACTATTCCCTGGTCTATGCCCTGAAACGCGCCCACCCGCAGCTGAATATCATCATCAATGGCGGCATCACGTCTTTTGAGGCGATCGATGAGCACCTGATGCACGTTGATGGCGTCATGCTGGGCCGCACCGCCTATCAGGAACCGGCCTTTCTGGGGCAAGTCGATCGGCGTTTGTTTGGCGCGGCCGGCGATGTCGGGCCGTTTGAAGCGCTTGAGGCCTACCGGCCCTATATGCAGGCGCAACTGGAGGCGGGCGTCAGCCTGCCCGCCATGACGCGCCACATGCTGGGGATCATGCACGGCCTGCCCGGTGCGCGTGC
Protein-coding regions in this window:
- a CDS encoding glycosyl hydrolase 53 family protein produces the protein MRLNTIAATALSLSLLAGQSALARDYYFGSDLSYVNEMEDCGATYSRTGMPEDVYGIFKSSGANLVRLRLWNDPKWTPYSNLADVTKAMRRAKAAGLPVLLDFHYSDDWADGEKQLVPAAWAKLSTDEQAEALYRFTYDTLMTLHAQGLMPDQVQVGNETNGEMMGDLSWKEGQAKKPINWDRNARLFKAGIKAVRDAGAKTGTTPRIMLHIAQPENVESWFLNATQAGVTGYDLIGISYYKKWSKMDMAGLGAVINRVRHTYPDKDIVVVETAYPFTDKHLDNNVNLMGEDFDLFGLWLFAGRAGPLPARSDAVDAR
- the dusA gene encoding tRNA dihydrouridine(20/20a) synthase DusA, translating into MNLQKPPRHTFAVAPLMDWTDRHCRAFHRALTKEALLYTEMVTSRAIIHGDREKLLGYSPVEHPVALQIGGSDPAELAACAKIAQDWGYDEVNLNCGCPSERVQSGSFGACLMREPQLVADCMQAMAEAVTLPVTVKCRIGVDDQDEEAALFALVESCAAAGVNTFIVHARKAWLKGLSPKENRDIPPLNYSLVYALKRAHPQLNIIINGGITSFEAIDEHLMHVDGVMLGRTAYQEPAFLGQVDRRLFGAAGDVGPFEALEAYRPYMQAQLEAGVSLPAMTRHMLGIMHGLPGARAFRRIMTVESIRDGAGIEVLDMAIAAVRDAIAAAEARREAYAAGAAQ